From Lysobacter lycopersici:
CGTACCCGGTGCCGATGCAGGTGCCGATCGGTGCCGAGGACGGTTTCGAGGGCGTGGTCGACCTGGTCAAAATGAAGGCGATCCAGTGGGACGTCGCCTCGCAGGGCACCAAGTTCGACTACATCGACATCCCGGCCAACCTCGTCGACAAGTGCAACGAGGCGCGCAGCTTCATGGTCGAAGCTGCGGCCGAGGCCAGCGAAGAGCTGATGGACAAGTACCTCAACGAGGGCGACCTGTCCGAAGCCGACATCCTCGACGGCCTGCGCGCGCGCACGCTGAAGACCGAGGTCATCCCGGTCTACTGCGGCACCGCGTTCAAGAACAAGGGCGTGCAGGCGATGCTCGACGCCGTCGTGCAGCTGTTGCCGTCGCCGGTCGACGTGCCGCCGGTGCAGGGCATCGACGAGGACGAGAAGGAAGCCACGCGCGCCGCCGACGACAAGGCGCCGTTCTCCGCGCTCGCGTTCAAGATCATGACCGACCCGTTCGTGGGTTCGCTCACGTTCTTCCGCGTCTATTCGGGCACGCTCAACTCCGGCGACCAGGTCTACAGCCCGGTGAAGTCGAGGAAGGAGCGCATCGGCCGCATCCTGCAGATGCACGCGAACAACCGCGAGGAGATCAAGCAGGTCAACGCGGGCGACATCGCCGCGGCGGTGGGCCTGAAGGATGTCACCACCGGCGACACGCTGTGCTCGCTCGACCACGTGATCACGCTCGAACGCATGGTGTTCCCGGAGCCCGTCATCTCGATGGCGGTCGAACCGAAGACCAAGTCCGACCAGGAGAAGATGGGCATCGCGCTGGGTCGCCTCGCGCAGGAAGACCCGTCGTTCCGCGTGCGCACCGACGAGGAATCCGGCCAGACCATCATCGCCGGCATGGGCGAACTGCACCTCGACATCCTCGTCGACCGCATGAAGCGCGAGTTCAACGTCGAAGCCAACGTCGGCAAGCCGCAGGTCGCCTACCGCGAAACCATCCGCAAGGCGGTCAAGGCCGAAGGCAAGTTCGTGCGCCAGTCCGGCGGCAAGGGCCAGTTCGGCCACGTGTGGCTGGAGATCTCGCCGAACGAGCAGGGCAAGGGCTACGAGTTCGAGAACGCGATCGTCGGCGGCGTGGTGCCGAAGGAATACATCCCGGCGGTCGACAAGGGCATCCAGGA
This genomic window contains:
- the fusA gene encoding elongation factor G gives rise to the protein MARTTPIERYRNFGIMAHIDAGKTTTTERILFYTGVNHKIGEVHEGAATMDWMEQEQERGITITSAATTAFWKGMDGSLPEHRFNIIDTPGHVDFTIEVERSLRVLDGAVFVLCAVGGVQPQSETVWRQANKYHVPRLAFVNKMDRTGANFDKVVDQLKTRLGAYPVPMQVPIGAEDGFEGVVDLVKMKAIQWDVASQGTKFDYIDIPANLVDKCNEARSFMVEAAAEASEELMDKYLNEGDLSEADILDGLRARTLKTEVIPVYCGTAFKNKGVQAMLDAVVQLLPSPVDVPPVQGIDEDEKEATRAADDKAPFSALAFKIMTDPFVGSLTFFRVYSGTLNSGDQVYSPVKSRKERIGRILQMHANNREEIKQVNAGDIAAAVGLKDVTTGDTLCSLDHVITLERMVFPEPVISMAVEPKTKSDQEKMGIALGRLAQEDPSFRVRTDEESGQTIIAGMGELHLDILVDRMKREFNVEANVGKPQVAYRETIRKAVKAEGKFVRQSGGKGQFGHVWLEISPNEQGKGYEFENAIVGGVVPKEYIPAVDKGIQEAVANGIMAGYPIVDVKVKLVDGSYHEVDSSEMAFKIAGSMGFKEGFNKASPVLLEPMMKVEIVTPEDYLGDVMGDVSRRRGILQGQDDSPSGKIINAMIPLGEMFGYATTLRSMSQGRATFTMEFDHYAEAPANIAEAVIKKN